The following proteins are encoded in a genomic region of Deltaproteobacteria bacterium:
- a CDS encoding aminotransferase class IV: MAERTAYVNGEFLPESRASVSIYDRGFLSGLGVFERTRTFGGEIFQLDRHIARLYRSLKAVKLDAGLTADEMHETTVELVKQNKGLLGADEDYFVGHYVTRGPDKAGRATVVILCEPIAFNKFAHHYIYGGHVITTHIRAIPTQVWDPKIKSTSRMHLWLAEQQAQLVDPEAYALLLTLDGNVTELTAANFWIVRNGTLVTAPVQTILSGVTRGAVLEIAQHLDIPVEETDFQLYDIMNADEAFMTTTSRCVLPLTRINGNDIGEGKPGPMVGRLQKGWTEVFGQDFVVQALKHLDKDKVPEGEAVPL, from the coding sequence ATGGCAGAGCGCACGGCATACGTCAACGGCGAGTTCTTGCCCGAGAGTCGGGCGAGCGTTTCCATCTACGACCGGGGTTTCCTGTCCGGCTTGGGCGTGTTCGAGCGGACGCGGACCTTCGGCGGCGAGATATTTCAACTGGACCGGCACATCGCCCGGCTCTACCGTTCGCTCAAGGCGGTGAAGCTGGATGCCGGCCTCACGGCGGACGAGATGCACGAGACCACCGTGGAGTTGGTGAAGCAGAACAAGGGGCTGCTGGGAGCGGACGAGGACTACTTCGTGGGCCACTACGTCACCCGCGGGCCGGACAAGGCAGGCCGGGCCACGGTGGTCATCCTGTGCGAACCCATCGCCTTCAACAAGTTCGCCCACCACTATATCTACGGCGGCCACGTCATCACCACGCACATCCGCGCCATCCCCACCCAGGTGTGGGACCCCAAGATCAAGAGCACCAGCCGCATGCACCTGTGGCTGGCGGAGCAGCAGGCCCAGTTGGTGGACCCCGAGGCCTATGCCCTGCTGTTGACCCTGGACGGCAACGTCACCGAGCTCACCGCGGCCAATTTCTGGATCGTGCGCAACGGGACGCTGGTCACCGCGCCGGTCCAGACCATTCTATCGGGTGTCACACGGGGCGCGGTGCTGGAGATCGCCCAACACCTCGACATCCCGGTGGAAGAGACCGACTTCCAGTTGTACGACATCATGAACGCCGACGAAGCGTTCATGACCACCACCTCACGCTGCGTGCTGCCGCTCACCCGCATCAACGGCAACGACATCGGCGAGGGCAAGCCCGGCCCAATGGTGGGCAGGCTGCAAAAGGGCTGGACCGAGGTGTTCGGGCAGGATTTCGTCGTCCAGGCACTGAAGCACCTCGACAAGGACAAGGTGCCGGAGGGCGAGGCCGTGCCGCTGTAG